A stretch of Salvelinus alpinus chromosome 4, SLU_Salpinus.1, whole genome shotgun sequence DNA encodes these proteins:
- the LOC139573637 gene encoding NADH dehydrogenase (ubiquinone) complex I, assembly factor 6-like isoform X2 → MASGISAKHGLLTTKCSVFHSLQRKILPHAICIQRPTEVKCLRASTNSTIESQHNEKYCIDIVRSRDYDGFVSSLLLPEDARRSSLALRAFNVELAQVKDSVSQKTIGLMRMQFWKTTVEEIYRDDPPVQPVSAELWRAVKKHYLTKRWMLRIISEREKDMEDRAYRNLQELEAYSDNTQSSLLYLLLESLGVKDVHADHAASHIGKAQGIVMCLRATPYNSSRRKVYLPMDICMLHRASQEDFIRGSREQNVRDVVYDIASQAHVHLQHARSFSKNIPSSAFPAFLQTVVLEDYLQRVQRVDFDVFHPSLQKRNPLIPIQLYIRSWKKTY, encoded by the exons ATGGCATCTGGCATTAGTGCAAAGCATGGATTATTAACCACAAAATGTTCGGTGTTTCACTCACTCCAAAGAAAGATATTGCCACACGCTATTTGCATTCAACGACCTACAGAAGTGAAATGTCTACGAGCTTCAACAAACTCTACTATAGAGTCGCAGCACAACGAAAAATACTGTATCGATATTGTGAG GTCTCGGGACTATGACGGTTTTGTGTCCTCCCTGCTTCTCCCTGAGGATGCCCGGCGCTCCTCACTGGCCCTGAGGGCCTTCAATGTCGAGCTGGCTCAG GTGAAGGACTCTGTTTCCCAGAAGACTATAGGTCTGATGCGGATGCAGTTCTGGAAGACTACAGTGGAGGAGATCTACAGGGACGACCCCCCAGTGCAGCCTGTCAGTGCAGAACTATGGAGG GCGGTGAAGAAACACTACCTGACAAAGAGGTGGATGCTTAGGATAATCTCTGAGAGA GAGAAAGACATGGAAGACAGAGCTTATAGAAACCTCCAGGAGTTGGAGGCCTATTCAGACAATACCCAGTCCTCACTACTGTACCTTCTTCTGGAGAGTTTAG gtgtgaaagatGTCCATGCTGATCATGCTGCCAGCCACATTGGTAAGGCCCAGGGGATCGTGATGTGCCTAAGAGCCACGCCTTACAACAGCAGCAGACGCAAAGTCTACCTACCTATGGACATCTGCATGCTG CACAGAGCCTCCCAGGAGGACTTCATCCGAGGAAGCCGGGAACAGAATGTGAGAGACGTGGTATATGACATTGCCAGCCAAGCCCACGTACACCTACAACAC GCCAGATCATTCAGCAAGAACATACCATCTTCCGCTTTCCCTGCCTTCCTCCAAACG GTGGTGCTGGAGGACTACCTTCAAAGGGTGCAGCGTGTAGACTTTGATGTGTTCCATCCCAGCCTACAGAAAAGAAACCCACTGATCCCCATCCAGCTTTATATTCGCTCCTGGAAAAAGACCTATTGA
- the LOC139573637 gene encoding NADH dehydrogenase (ubiquinone) complex I, assembly factor 6-like isoform X1 has protein sequence MASGISAKHGLLTTKCSVFHSLQRKILPHAICIQRPTEVKCLRASTNSTIESQHNEKYCIDIVRSRDYDGFVSSLLLPEDARRSSLALRAFNVELAQAGEGLCFPEDYRSDADAVLEDYSGGDLQGRPPSAACQCRTMEGSGLSREFFLATVLLHLHCLLFGVLGWVSVQHFEISADAVKKHYLTKRWMLRIISEREKDMEDRAYRNLQELEAYSDNTQSSLLYLLLESLGVKDVHADHAASHIGKAQGIVMCLRATPYNSSRRKVYLPMDICMLHRASQEDFIRGSREQNVRDVVYDIASQAHVHLQHARSFSKNIPSSAFPAFLQTVVLEDYLQRVQRVDFDVFHPSLQKRNPLIPIQLYIRSWKKTY, from the exons ATGGCATCTGGCATTAGTGCAAAGCATGGATTATTAACCACAAAATGTTCGGTGTTTCACTCACTCCAAAGAAAGATATTGCCACACGCTATTTGCATTCAACGACCTACAGAAGTGAAATGTCTACGAGCTTCAACAAACTCTACTATAGAGTCGCAGCACAACGAAAAATACTGTATCGATATTGTGAG GTCTCGGGACTATGACGGTTTTGTGTCCTCCCTGCTTCTCCCTGAGGATGCCCGGCGCTCCTCACTGGCCCTGAGGGCCTTCAATGTCGAGCTGGCTCAGGCAG GTGAAGGACTCTGTTTCCCAGAAGACTATAGGTCTGATGCGGATGCAGTTCTGGAAGACTACAGTGGAGGAGATCTACAGGGACGACCCCCCAGTGCAGCCTGTCAGTGCAGAACTATGGAGG gttctggcctttctagggagtttttcctagccaccgtgcttctacacctgcattgcttgctgtttggggttttaggctgggtttctgtacagcactttgagatatcagctgat GCGGTGAAGAAACACTACCTGACAAAGAGGTGGATGCTTAGGATAATCTCTGAGAGA GAGAAAGACATGGAAGACAGAGCTTATAGAAACCTCCAGGAGTTGGAGGCCTATTCAGACAATACCCAGTCCTCACTACTGTACCTTCTTCTGGAGAGTTTAG gtgtgaaagatGTCCATGCTGATCATGCTGCCAGCCACATTGGTAAGGCCCAGGGGATCGTGATGTGCCTAAGAGCCACGCCTTACAACAGCAGCAGACGCAAAGTCTACCTACCTATGGACATCTGCATGCTG CACAGAGCCTCCCAGGAGGACTTCATCCGAGGAAGCCGGGAACAGAATGTGAGAGACGTGGTATATGACATTGCCAGCCAAGCCCACGTACACCTACAACAC GCCAGATCATTCAGCAAGAACATACCATCTTCCGCTTTCCCTGCCTTCCTCCAAACG GTGGTGCTGGAGGACTACCTTCAAAGGGTGCAGCGTGTAGACTTTGATGTGTTCCATCCCAGCCTACAGAAAAGAAACCCACTGATCCCCATCCAGCTTTATATTCGCTCCTGGAAAAAGACCTATTGA
- the LOC139573637 gene encoding NADH dehydrogenase (ubiquinone) complex I, assembly factor 6-like isoform X3, giving the protein MSSWLRQVKDSVSQKTIGLMRMQFWKTTVEEIYRDDPPVQPVSAELWRAVKKHYLTKRWMLRIISEREKDMEDRAYRNLQELEAYSDNTQSSLLYLLLESLGVKDVHADHAASHIGKAQGIVMCLRATPYNSSRRKVYLPMDICMLHRASQEDFIRGSREQNVRDVVYDIASQAHVHLQHARSFSKNIPSSAFPAFLQTVVLEDYLQRVQRVDFDVFHPSLQKRNPLIPIQLYIRSWKKTY; this is encoded by the exons ATGTCGAGCTGGCTCAGGCAG GTGAAGGACTCTGTTTCCCAGAAGACTATAGGTCTGATGCGGATGCAGTTCTGGAAGACTACAGTGGAGGAGATCTACAGGGACGACCCCCCAGTGCAGCCTGTCAGTGCAGAACTATGGAGG GCGGTGAAGAAACACTACCTGACAAAGAGGTGGATGCTTAGGATAATCTCTGAGAGA GAGAAAGACATGGAAGACAGAGCTTATAGAAACCTCCAGGAGTTGGAGGCCTATTCAGACAATACCCAGTCCTCACTACTGTACCTTCTTCTGGAGAGTTTAG gtgtgaaagatGTCCATGCTGATCATGCTGCCAGCCACATTGGTAAGGCCCAGGGGATCGTGATGTGCCTAAGAGCCACGCCTTACAACAGCAGCAGACGCAAAGTCTACCTACCTATGGACATCTGCATGCTG CACAGAGCCTCCCAGGAGGACTTCATCCGAGGAAGCCGGGAACAGAATGTGAGAGACGTGGTATATGACATTGCCAGCCAAGCCCACGTACACCTACAACAC GCCAGATCATTCAGCAAGAACATACCATCTTCCGCTTTCCCTGCCTTCCTCCAAACG GTGGTGCTGGAGGACTACCTTCAAAGGGTGCAGCGTGTAGACTTTGATGTGTTCCATCCCAGCCTACAGAAAAGAAACCCACTGATCCCCATCCAGCTTTATATTCGCTCCTGGAAAAAGACCTATTGA